GAATTATGAAGGAAAAGTATTTGTCGGAAGCTAGAAGGACTTATATGAAAAATCATTTGGGAAGAGCTTTTgaaaaacaaggaaaaaaaagctAATCAATAATTGGTTGACACACGTCAAACAATTGAGAGTTTCTCTTGGAACTCTTTTTTAGCTCATAGTATAGAAGATATAGATAGatgtatagatagatagatggaCGGATggatatatggatatatatatatatatagacagacagatagatagatagagatagagagggatttttatttttggccaaatagagagagaaattaTTCAATTCCGCTCCCATGCCAATTCCATCTACCAAACAGGTGAATAATATTGTTTGATGTAAATGTTGATATTTTCCGATGTAGTTGGCCACGCTTGCAAAATATGTTGGTCTTCCGCCACAAACGCATCGGTGAGTCAATCATTTATCGAGACATCAGAGTCTTGTGCAAAATATATGCTCTTTGTTCTCACATTATATGATATGACTACCACCTGACCTTGCAGGAGCTTAGATGATGTGCGGATGAATCTCGAGGTTTTCAAACGTTGTGCAACGATTCTGCTCTTGGTAAGATGCATGCTATGCGGCTCCTGGACGAGGAATCGATAATAAGCACTTACTTTATATGTTAATAATGAGTGTTACGTTGGAGGAGTTTCTCTTTTCCTCGATGAATTATTATATCAAGGAATTACTGATTCAATTGTGCAATTCCTTTATTTGTTACTGAACTGGAATCAGTCTCTTGGGAGACATTCACTAAAATTGGAACGATACTGATCTGAAATCCATCCATGTTTGTCCAGGAGTCGGAAGATGAATCTAATCAGCAAGACAccgcaatggaagaagaagaagaagaaggtgcAGTTCAGCTCTGCTGCAGTGCATTGAGGGTTCGATTTGGGGTTATGGACTCGAAGTATAATGCTTATCCTTGGAGACCGAAGTTGAGCTTCGTGGTGGATACATCTCCGAGCCTATGTCAGATTCTTGATGCTTGTGATGAAAAGGCTCAGCAATTGTCCGTGGAATCTGGTAGCAACTCTGAGTGGAATCCGGTCGTGTTCAGAAAGGATGGCTGCTTTCCGACTGTGAGACTGCAGTAAGTGATCGAGTCTTGATCTTTTGTAATTTGATTTCTTTCCCCGTATGAGCATCTAGATGTGTTTGGTTGATTGTGGAAAACTATCCTAGTCTATTGATTCTAAATGCAATTCTCGTTCGAGAAAATGGGAAACTGAAACTCTTATCCGATGGATGGATGATATTTAATCCCATCGGACTGACTTGCTCTTGTTGTCCCTTGGCAACAGCATACCGTTCGTAGATGTGGATGGTCCGGATGGTCCAAGGTTTGAGACCGAGATATACAGGAAAAAATCTTATGGGGCAGTGGAGGAACTCAAGTTTAGTAAGGTGGACGAGCTCATTGCATTAATAAATGAAGGGACCTTCGTGGATGCGTACTTCTCATTGAATCACTACGACTATCTGCAGAAAGCTGCAGGGATTCGTCTAGTCGCAAAGAAACTATTTATTCACCCCAACTGATCGGATTACGGACGGAAAGGTGGCTTTGTCATTTATTTATCAGTGCAGTCCTTGTTGAAGCTTTTATTTAGCTAGAACTATCATCACTTTCCGGTAACAGCTATGAGTTTTGTTGATTTGATTCGAGGACCGAAGTATATGATTAAGAATATCTAAGGCTTTGCTTTCACAGTTCCTTGCAGCCCATAAGAATAACTCGAGGGAATCACCGAATGAAGTACCTAATATACAAATGAGGATGTAATATGGAGATGAAATTTCCATTGAAGAACCAACTAAAtcgaaaaacaattaattcACAAGGCCAAAAAAACTCGTGTACATCTTACTGTCATACGTACCAAAACAAATGCCTCGGGCGATAGTTTCGTCTGTTTCAAAGAGCTAAGAATGATCATCTGAAGTATTATCTGTGCAAGAGGAGAGCATAGATCAAAACAGGGGCTGTGCCTCGAGCTAGACTAGCATCATGCATGTCCTTATAGAAGGCGTCTTCCGAGACAATGTCAAAACTGACTCATTCGTTCCATATTAACATATCAATGTTCTAACTGAAGGATGTGGAGCCGCCCATCACATACATGATCACGAGCACCAGCTCCACACCTAACCATAATCTCTGCCTCTGAATTGCAGAAGTttccaaaattcaaataagTGAGAATCAATCCTTAACCGTCTTTTCTATTCTGCGGCAGAGAAGAAAATCTAGATACTCAGTTTCCTGCTTTGATTGCTGAGTGAGCACAATGagcacataaaaaaattaagataatgcTGATCTGATGGTTCCAATCACCCGCCGCAAAATCGTGAACTATTCCACTCACTTGAACCCAACTGTGCCCTGCAGACTTTCTAGCATCGATCTCAGCCATCTTCTGTTCTGTCTAATATCAGCAACCTCTTTCCATCTATTAGCAACGGCATAAATATATCTGATAACATTGAAAGGTGGCCTGCAGCTAATTCCGGGTCGAGCCTGTGGGGCAATTTCTGTGCCACGAGGGAGGGAAGCAAGTTTGGGAAAAAGATTCTTGTGACTACTACAACCACCGAGCAGAGCTCTCCAAACAACATCATTTGGTTTCATTTGCATCAACTGTATGAACTTATAAGCTTCATCGTCTAAGTGGCCAGAATGGCTCAATAAATCCACTCCGTGGACTCGAAAAGGTTTCAACCCTCATCAGCACGCCCGCCAAGGCTGCAAGTTCCCAGAACCCTGAGGAAGGTAACCTCATCAGTCTTAGCCGCTTGATGATTAACAGAAGACATCTCGAACGCTTGGTTTGGTTTGATCGGAACAAGAAAGTCGGAATTCCAAGCAAATTTAAGAAACGGCGGCAAAACTCTGTCAATATTCGTGGGAGTTGGGACAGTAAATTGGGCATGTCGGCCCATCTGATGAATTGGGCCAATTTTTCGGCCCAAATAAGTAAAAAGCCCGTGTAGTCGAAGAACCAATCTTTCTTCCCGGTATGGGCTTCAAGATGAGTTATCGAACCTTAAACCTCTGACTTCTTGAACTCGCCTAACGCTCAACTAAGGTATGTATTTGAATCACCAGTATTCGCAGATAATTTGTTCGGCCCTCTAGTATCATATAATAGACCAGTCCAACACTAGCTTCCGGCGTGGAATTATCCAGTAGTTGACTAAAGGATGATGTTGCAGGCAAATGATGGTCACGTAATGGAAGTCGGTGGACACCGAAAGCAGGATGGACCGAGGAGGAGTTGAGGAGGCAGTTGTCCTTCCTAAATTTTCGATGCTAAAAGGAAATTTACgtattattattcaattttgataaaattccTCCCCACCCACCAGTCTACTGGCTCCTTCAAAAAAATTCCCTTAAATCCAAATCCTGGATTTCTCCCTGACCGGAAAGGAACCATCCATTGTCTTGTTTTCCACTCTTGGAATGGCTTTTGGAGTTTGAAGTCTTAGGGGAAGGAAAGGCAAAGAATGATTCTTTGACACCATTTCCAACTTTCCATGTTTCTTCCTCATGTAAGATTTGCAATAAAAGTATATTCTCTACCTTCAATAGTTGTAACACCCCATCATTAGCATAAGTATTTGTATACTATGGAGAACTAAAAACGCAGAGATCATGACTGGGAGTAAgtcaaaatagaaaaaaaaaaaaactcggaTTGATTTTAGGGATAATCAGGCTCAAATTGATGACTATCACCATTAGGTCAATGTAACATAAGACTGCTAATTGCTTGATTGAACTAAactaaagaaaatgaaaaaaaaaaaactttatgcAATTAAACACAAGTAAATGGAATTTTTATTACGAATATGTTTCTTTTTGTTGTCCACGGTAAGTTTTTTGATGAAAGTCCGCGAGTCAGTTGATTGAGGAAGAAAATAATGGCCCATTAATTGAcattatggtttttttttttaggaacAATTATTCGGAAATCTGTTTTCTCTTCCAAAGACAAAATggaaaacgaaaaagaaagaatgaaATTGCAAAATCTGCCAGCCATGGCTGACCCCCCCGAGAGAGCATGAAGTTGAACGCATGAAAATCTTTCTGAAGAAGCAAACTCTCAGTCTCATCCCTTTAAGTACCCATTCAACAATGGCGCCTTCCTCATCCTCCACCAGCAACCCCCGAAACCCTCCATCTCCCTTCTATCTGCTTTCCAAATCGAGCTGAAATTGAACATTCGTCATGGGTCTGAGCGAGGAGACGAGGTCCGAGATCGTTTTCTTCGACGTTGAGACCACTGTCCCAACGCGACCGGGCCAGGGGCACGCCATCCTCGAGTTCGGGGCAATACTGGTGTGCCCCAGGAAGCTGGTGGAGCTCCGGTGCTACTCCACCCTCGTCCGGCCCTCTGACATCTCCCTCATCTCCTCCCTATCCGTGCGGTGCAACGGCATCACCCCCGACAACGTTTCGTCTGCGCCAACGTTCGGTGAAATCGCTGATGAAGTCTACGACATCCTCCACGGTCTGTCGGAAAACTATTCTCTGTTTTGCAATGTGTAAAGGAATTTGCTTGTGAAACAGTTTCCAGTGAAAATGCTGTTTAAATACGGAAAACAACAACTTGCTGCTGGAAATGAGTGTAACGCAGTAGGAATTGAAAGAACATTTCATGGTGGGTACTGAGTTTTCGGGCCTTTTGTGGTACAGGAAGGATTGGGCAGGGCACAATATATTGAGGTTTGATTGTGCTCGAATTAGGGAGGCATTTGCGGGGCTCGGGAGGCCGGCACCGGAGCCCAAGGGTACGATCGATTCCCTTGCTTTGTTGACTCAGAAGTTTGGAAGGAGAGCTGGTGATATGAAGGTATGTGTCTCTCGTGATTATTCTGCGCGGGTCGTTTAAAATCAATGAAGTTGTTTGTTTCAATTTCTCCCACACGACGAGTAGGTCGTATTTTCAGAATGGTCGCATAAGGAATCCCTTTGAAGAGTTCTCCGAGGTTTAGCTTGTATATGAATACAATTGATGTTTGGGTTCAGAAGGATTTCGTATGTAATTCTTGTTGTATGTAATGAGCATGTTGCTTGCCTTATCAGGGAACATTCATTCAAATgatatcatatcatatgcaTTAGACAGGATCCTCTCATTGGCAATATCTTCTCGCATATGATATATGGCAAGTTGTGTTGTGTGGTACCTCGGTCCTTCTATGCAGATATCCATggtctgattttttttttcccttttcataTGGCCTATTTTATGCACTGAAATAGAAAGAGATTGGAgtttctaaaattattatactcTATGAATTATTATTCCATTCCACTCCCCATGCCAATTCCATGTTGCAAACAGGTGAATAATCATTGTTTGACGTTAATCTGTAAATGTTGATATTTTTCAATGTAGATGGCCACCCTTGCAGCTTATTTTGGTCTTGGGCAACAAAAGCATCGGTGAGTGGATTTACTGAAACACCAGAGTCTTGTGCAAAATATATACTATCTGTTCTTATATCATGTGACTACCACCTTGCAGGAGTTTAGATGACGTGCGGATGAATCTCGAGGTTGTCAAGTATTGTGCAACAGTTCTGTTCTTGGTAAGATGCAGCTCCTGTACGATAAGCACTTTATATGTGAATAAGCGAACATTGATTTCCGTTTATTGGCATGGAAAACGTTGTCTTTATTCCAATTCCTAGACTTTCCTCTGCCACTTTTCTGAATAATAAAGGAATTACTGATTGGATTGTGCAAATTTTTGATTTGTTATTGAACTGAGATTCATGTTTGTACAGGAGTCAAGCCTCCCTGATATATTTCCTGCCAACAGTTGGGTCTCTCCAAATGCCACGACCAGAAGTCGTAGCCATGGAAAATTATCTCCAGCTTGCTTGAGTGTGAACAGTAATACTCCTGTATCGGAGCAAGAGCTTGAAGAAGCTGCATCATTATCTTCTCCCGTAAATCAAGAAATGGAGGAGAATCATCCGATCTTTTCTCTTGTGACTGTTGCCGAGGAGGTAGCCGAGTCCAACCCCAGTAGGGCAGCTAATTCGGATCCCTTTGACATGGCCCCCTTTGCAATGAAATGAAGGCAGAATCTGATCAGCTAGACAcagcaatggaagaagaaaaaaccaCATGTCAGTCTCCTGACACCGGGGCCCAACAACTACCTTCTGCTTCTGAAGGGTCCAGTGGCTTTGTTGGGTTCTTAGAACCTGAAGAAGTCTCCATACCTTTGATCAGTGCCTCTCTTGTCCCGTATTACCGAGGCACTCACAGGATAAGATTAGTGCACAATGGTGTTGCATTTCAGCTCTGTTGCAGTGCATTGAGGGTTCGATTTGGGGTCACTGAATCGAAATATAATGATTATGCTGGGAGACCGAAGTTGAGCTTTGTGGTGGACACATCTCCGAGCCTTTGTCAGGTTCTCGATGCTTGTGATGGAATTGCTCAGAAATTGTCTATTGACTCTGGTAGCAGCTCTGAATGGAAGCCGGTCGTGATCAGAAAGAAGGGTATCTGTAACTCTCCGAATGTGAGACTGCAGTAAGTCAAATCTTGATCTTAGTAATGTGATTTCTTTCCTCTCGGAGCATCTAGGTGTGTTTGGTTGTGGAAAACTATCCTGGTTTATTGTTTTCCTCGGAAAATAGGAAAGAGAATGGTACTTAGGCATCGATTACACCTTATAACTGTGGATTGTTGTCTTTCTTCTCTAATtaaacagggaaaaaaaaatgattctaAATGCAATTTTTGTTCAAGAAAACGGGAAACTGAAGCTGTTATCCAATAGATGATGTTAACACATTGGACTGACTTGCTTTTTTTATTCTTGGCAACAGCATATCGATCATAAATGTGGATGGTCCAAGGTATGAGACTGAAATATACAGGAAAGAATCTTCTGGTGCGGTGGAGAAACTCATGTTTAGTCAGTGTAACGCTGAGGAGCTAAAGGCAATAATAAATCCCGGGACCTTTGTGGACGCATACTTCTCATTGGATCCTTACGACTATTGTCAGCAAGCAGGGATCCGTTTAGTCGCGAAGAAACTGTTCGTTCATTCCAACTGATCAGATTAGGGACGTAAGATGGCTCTGTAGTTTATTTGTCGGTGTACTGCTGATTGGGAAGGAATTGTAGAAAGTTAAAGATAACTCTGCAGAAGATCTGTCGTCTTTGTCATGTTCAGTGTTTAGGATCTAAGATTCTAATGAAATTTATGGTTAAGAGATGCTTTAAGTCAGCGTTCGAGTCGGAAAATCTTATTGCAGACCCATCGTTATTGTAGACGGTGAGTGCACTAAAGAGGAATTCAAATGATTACATCAAATGATAGTTGGAATCGTTGAAAAACAAGCACAGCGAATGTGACTATGTTTGACAGCTTCATCATCAGTTTCACTTTCACTGTCGAGAATCATGCTTTACCGATCCGAAATTTATCCATGTTTGACTAGTTCATACTCACGGGTTGGGTGGTAATTTCTGGTCAATTTTCGTATTGCCAAAAATAGATGATCAAAAAGCACATGATATATAATCAAAAGCACTGATAGTCTTAATTCTCAAAAATACCATTAAGTCAAAAGCTCAACAAACTCAAAAGAGTTCCCATGATTCATCTGTAAATCATAATACATCAAAGGAAAAACAGTTTACCATGACAAATCAAAGCCATCTAATATGAATATGATTATGAGATGTGCCCAAATGATAGTGCATTCCTCGCCGTTTTCTCCAAAGCAGCACATGTAGCCTCAAGTTGTCGAATTCTCTGCGAACAAGAGGAGGAGTTCATTATTCCGATATCATTGACTTAACATGTACATATCATATTACCTTATGTGACTCCACATCAACGGTAACAACTGACAATTAATGGCCAGTGTCCTAGCACAAGTGGGTCCACGAACCTACAACagcatttatattttcttttaagatATATGGACAACAATTTGAGAAGAATGTTTGGCCCGGAGTGTATATGAAATCAGACATTGATCGCTGCAGTTTAGTTTGCTGCTTCTTACACTTCACAAAATCTGTTTACAGAAATCTCTCTTCGAGGTTCTAGTTCAAAGGACTCATGAAAAAAAGAGGTTCAAGTTCAAAGAAATCTCTAGTCGGAAGATTCGTTTCCTGATTATCTATACTCCAAAGTTTCCAATCGTAGGATTAGACTCCCATAAGagagaaataaataattcaGCACTGTCCATATATAATTCAGGCTCAGCATCTCTACACTCAAAAAAGTTTCCAGAGGGAAAACTCAGTTGAATCACAAGCGTATAATTCAACATTGTCCATGGCACAAACAAATGGATATCGAGTGGCCACACGAACGATACAAACGCAATGCAATCACAAAGAGGTTCcgacaataaaaattaacttgaTGAGTCTGAGATGGCAATTTGGACATCCTACCAGGATAGAAGCAATTGACATACTGATTTATTGTACCAACAGAAGATGAAAGATGGTAATGCATTGCTTCTCAATTATGGGTTAGGTGATGAATGGAATGAGGCAATTAGGTCAGGTGCAGTGACTCCTGATAACATTAAAGGGACTATCCGCATTCGATAGATTTGGGTCTTGTTGAGGATAATCTTTTTTTGCTTTGGTTTTCTTTTGTATCTGCTCGAGGACAAGCAAATCTTAGGTTAGGGGGTGTGATAACTCTATGAAAATAGAGTTGTGGGACACTTTTTATGGGCATAATTGTGGCTACTATATCGAGTTTAGGTTTATTTTGGTGGTATTTAGTTTAGTTTTCATTCACAAGTATTTTGATAGGTTTCGGTAGTTTCTATTAGTTTTGGGTCTTGTCATTTGATTTTGAGTCATTTAGTTGATTGATCATTGCAGCGATTTCTTGATGTTTTGAACAGGTTAAACGTGATGAGATTGGACCAAATTGCATATGGTTGGAAAGCTTGTCAAGTCAAGAGCCCGATGGATTTAGACTGTTCGTCATTTCAAGCTAGGACGAGGAAGATATGCCAAGTTAAAGTTCGACGCGCATAGCTGGATAGTTTTGTCGGTGTTTAGGCACCCAAATTTGATGCAGCATTACTGCCTTTGGCCGACCTAACTCTCTTGCCCAAGATTCCTCCGAGACATGTTGGGTTCAAATAGATATGTTTAGGATGTATTTGAGTGCctatttaagggaaaaaacGCTAGCTTAAAATTCTCTACCACTGCGCACATATTATTGAAGACCATAATACATAAgcttttaataatatatgagcTAATTTTGTGGTATTAGCTTTATGCAAGTGGAGGTTGCTGGTTGTAATAAAAGTTTTTGGCACGATTAGGAATAATGGGGCAAATTCTATGCTACAATATTCAATGAAATTGAGTGCATGGTGCCACTAATTTTGGCCAATCGTTTAATGCAACATAGTCATTCGTTCACCTGCAATAGCAAGTCACCAATAGGTcacaaaaaagagaaaattataaCTTCATTCGAATATTTTATGTTAGTTGATACAATTTACTTACGAGGTGAGAGTAAATTATTCACATATCTAGTAAATTACTAAGACAAGAACttttaagtaaattactaTAAACATTGTGGAAATTACTAATATTTTGAGTAAGTTACTTATTacgtatatattaaattactattttttttaaaaaagggagAAGATGGTTAATTGGTTGTAGAGGTCGCcattatcttttatttaaaatatttcaacgGTGCAGATTTTTCTAAATCAATCCAAAGGCTTATATTTTGCATGCACCGTGCACtcatttttaaaatgattCTACTGTAGACGTTCCCGGAATAATGGACTCATCTTGCAAGCATGCGTGCATGGTCCTATTCTCGAGGGAGTCGGTCGGTACGTAGAAGCTTTTATTGACTGAATTGTTGATCGAACCAGTTCTCAATGGGGTCCAACTGGCCTTGTATAGTCGAACGGACTCTTGAATAGCGAGAATGGAAGTTCGATGGGTTTGGTGTGGTGCTAAAAATCCGAGTTATGACCCAAACAGTCAAGTTGATGGTCATCCCAATTTCATCATTTAACTACGCAATAGCTAGGTTGCATCATTAATTTATGTGGCCCGAATGTAGACCCATGTGATACTTTGCTAATAACGAAAAAAGAAGAGTTCTtttggaaaaaattaaaatgaacgTCTACCATTTATGAATTTATGAGctttaaaagagaaaaagaaaaagaaaagaaaatatcctTCATACACCATGTGAATATcgcaagtaaaaaaaaaaaaaggaatgcTTTATCTTCTTTGAGCCAAAGATAATTGTCGAGACAATGATGAATTCACCTCATGTcatatcttcttcattaaGAATAATTGGGAAACATTAAACGATGTTTAAGATGACATACGTATAGCTGAAGTACATTATTCAAACAACACAAAATTACCGTGGCCTATGGGCTATCTATATATGTCAATTGACATGTTGGACATTTGAACTACCAAAATTTTCTTCTGTCACTTTATGCATGAGGGATAGATCGGCGTCATTATACTCACATGATAGTATATATTATCATGCATTGGCCACTATCatgtatatgatatataattgatttatCGACATCCCATTGCACTGTAACCTTATTAACTATATCTGGAAGCATACATCGACATTGAATTTCGGGAAGAATCACGGACTGTGCGAAAGGATATTGTTGCCTGCCATTGCATCACTCGGAGGAAGAGCACAACGGCCACAATTGCATGTTAATCCATGATCACAAAAGCACTTGACTTCCGGCTAAGGACCGAAAAATTTTACGCAATCGTCATTTGTACGGCAAGCGCATGTTATGCATTGTGCTTCCACCTTCTTCTCGACTAGGAGGCCTGCACTCAAATGAACAATATTACAACATGGTTCATGTGTTTATTTATGAACTAGCCGggtaatttcatatatatatatatatagatatatattatatttgtaaCTAACTTTTAGAAAGTATATTAGGATCAATACGTCTAGCATATGATATGAATACtacaattataaaaatgagCGGCATTTGTTGTGCCACCCGAAATCATAAACTATACATATGTATAAGTAGTTAGAATAGTAGCAATAATGTGGCCAGTATGGTGAACCATAATCTAGttgttaattttaattacaTGCGTGAATTGTtacagaaaaaataattttcataaatgaAGACCAATCTTTTCTGATGTCACTGGTCCTATACAATGATCTATTCGAAACAATAAGGTACATAAATTGCTACAGCAACAAAATTCACGTAATATAAAGACCACCACTAACATCATTTTCACCTAATTATCATTTACAAAGAAGAATAttcaaaaaacaaagattTAATTTCTTCATAGTTTAACCCCGGATCTTGCATAACCTCTCTTTTATTGGGTCTACTTCCCAAAGATTGCTAACTCATTCAAAAGTTTAGCATAAAATTTTACTTGGACCCATTCCACACGTACGTCAAttgatacaaaaaaaaaattcaagaaacaTATTcgaatttgttttcttttcattacTTTTACCATATGAAGAAATGGCAGGAGGACTCGGCGGGGATGAATGAGGCAAAGCAACAATGATTGATCGATCACAATAAATGGCAGGAATGCCGGAGcctttacagctttcctctGCTTGGGAGATCTTGAAGATCAATACTAACAGAGGAATGGAGCGTCTGTGTCAGGATGTGTGTACGTATTCTTATATATTCAATTCCAAGCAGTATTATGATGTAATAAAAAACACCAGGCAAATATGGAGCTTTAGAAGTTGATATCGGCTAATCTCGATGTCGTCAAGTATGGCTCAATTGGTCTTGTTCTTGGTAAGAAGGAGTTTGCTGAATGATAAGCTCTTTGGTATGTTAATGAGCATTCAAGGAGTCCCTGTACTGGAATTGGGAAATGTCGGTTTCTTTCCAATTCCTAGACTTTCTACTGCacatttccctttttttttttttaatgaactGAAATCCATGCCAAGTCCAGAAGCCAAGCTGAACCTCCGTGATATTTTTACAGCCAACAGCTTGGTTTCTCCAAAATGCTAGGACGAGAAGTCATACATAGCAAAGGCATATATTATCTCCGACTAGGTATAGCGTAAATAGTAAAGTCCTTGTGATTGTCAATGCCAAGGGGGTAGCGGATTACACCCCTAGTAGGACAGCCGATCCCGATCCCTTTGACATGAGCCCCTCAGTGATGAGATGAAAGTAGAATCCCATCAACTAGACACTGtaatgaaagaagaaaagtcCAAAAGCCAGTCTCCTTAAAccataaaagaagaaaaatcacTATCATACCAAGTAGAGTTAGCTCTGCGTCTAGATTAATGCTTCAACCCTGCATTCGACTCATAAAATCTTATGTCAGCTCTTGCGTTATATCTGATCCAAGGGATTTTATATTGTACTTAAATTCAAACAATCTAtacttaaattttatatatagattgtttttcatctttttttttttctttttttctttttttctcttcccataattttattgctttgggaTGCATGGAAAATCAATGTGACTAATTTCAACAACACATGTGCAATTAATTCCTAACTAACTGCCGACTTGAACAATTAGATGTTATTAATGATGTAATATGGGACAATGCGAGTACATA
Above is a window of Punica granatum isolate Tunisia-2019 chromosome 7, ASM765513v2, whole genome shotgun sequence DNA encoding:
- the LOC116214855 gene encoding LOW QUALITY PROTEIN: protein NEN1-like (The sequence of the model RefSeq protein was modified relative to this genomic sequence to represent the inferred CDS: inserted 1 base in 1 codon), whose amino-acid sequence is MGLSEETRSEIVFFDVETTVPTRPGQGHAILEFGAILVCPRKLVELRCYSTLVRPSDISLISSLSVRCNGITPDNVSSAPTFGEIADEVYDILHGLKDWAGHNILRFDCARIREAFAGLGRPAPEPKGTIDSLALLTQKFGRRAGDMKMATLAAYFGLGQQKHRSLDDVRMNLEVVKYCATVLFLESSLPDIFPANSWVSPNATTRSRSHGKLSPACLSVNSNTPVSEQELEEAASLSSPVNQEMEENHPIFSLVTVAEEVAESNPSRAANSDPFDMAXLCNEMKAESDQLDTAMEEEKTTCQSPDTGAQQLPSASEGSSGFVGFLEPEEVSIPLISASLVPYYRGTHRIRLVHNGVAFQLCCSALRVRFGVTESKYNDYAGRPKLSFVVDTSPSLCQVLDACDGIAQKLSIDSGSSSEWKPVVIRKKGICNSPNVRLHISIINVDGPRYETEIYRKESSGAVEKLMFSQCNAEELKAIINPGTFVDAYFSLDPYDYCQQAGIRLVAKKLFVHSN
- the LOC116215498 gene encoding protein NEN1-like; amino-acid sequence: MAGLSNATRSEIVFFDLETTDRSQGRIILEFGAILVCPRKLEELKSYSTLVRPSDISIISSLPMQHKGITPDAVSKAPTFSEIADQVYDILHGRIWVGHNILKFDTARIRDAFAEIGKPAPKPKWIIDSLILLTEKFGRRAGDMKLATLAKYVGLPPQTHRSLDDVRMNLEVFKRCATILLLESEDESNQQDTAMEEEEEEGAVQLCCSALRVRFGVMDSKYNAYPWRPKLSFVVDTSPSLCQILDACDEKAQQLSVESGSNSEWNPVVFRKDGCFPTVRLHIPFVDVDGPDGPRFETEIYRKKSYGAVEELKFSKVDELIALINEGTFVDAYFSLNHYDYLQKAAGIRLVAKKLFIHPN